The sequence TTGAACAAATCATGGTTGGCCATCACAACGACAGGCAATAGATAGATAGGTCAAGAATATAACCCTTTAAATAGTACACATTTCAAAAGGCAACCCAATTCATCCACACTCAAATATTGttccaaaataaaaaataatatttaaaatcaAGTTGGTTTCACTGACCCCAACAAGTAAAGCTCAGGCTCTGGTAATAAGGTGTTATTTGCGGACAACTAGATTTCCCTTAATGTAATATGAGAATTGAATAGGCCTGTGTCTTTGGGTGAGAGGTCAAATCACCAGTGTTTCCAGGTCAATGTAAGCTGTAAAAATATGAGACTTGGGAAGGGGCATGGCTTTCTGGCACCTGGCTTTTAAAGCAACCTTATATACTGAGCTTTCTTTGAGTTTAGCGAGGGTGGGGAAAGATTAAAATGGACCACATGTCCAAATTaccaaaaacacacattaaagaaaaataaaataaaacaaataacttAAATAGAAGTGCTAAAACAACAGTTATTTGAGCCCTTTCATTAACCAGAAATAAAGCAGGGTGTAAGCGAATCCCAGCCCACCCCaacagaaaaggagagaggggaatAACAGTAATGGTAATACCAATTTGTCATCCAATGATTCACAGATGTACAGTTCACTTGTAGGTCAGACTCCACCCACCCCAACCTCCCTTCCCAGAATTCTATAGTCAGTGCCCCCCCCAGGTCTGTGAGCCCCGTCCGCCCTCTGTTTCAAGTCTGTCTGTGCTGGAGGGAGAGCTCTCATCAGTCTCAGTGcatcccctgtcctcctcctctgccctcttTAACTGCTCTTCCTTCCTCCTGCGCTCCATCTCCCACTCTACAAAGGTGTCAAAGAGGCTTGGCCAGGCCTCGTCCTCGCTGTAGTTGCTCAGGTCCGGCCCGATGGCCTGCGTGAAGTTGAGGAACATGTTCCAGGTGTCCCGCGAGATGCCCCGCACACCTGACGGGTTCTCGCCCAGGAAGTCCAGCCAGTGCTCGAGGATGGCTGGCGTGTCCTGCGTGAAGACCAGGCGCCACAGCGCGATGGCGATGTCACGCTGCAGCGAGCGCTGGCCTTCCTCAGCGTCCAGGCCAAACTGGAAGGTGAAGCGGTACAGCTCCTTGAAGTTCTCCTCGCCCTGTGCCTCCATCAGCATGAAGGGGAACCGGGAGCAGATGCCCTCGAGACTGTCCGCCTTGATCGCCCTGCATCCGTCTACAAACTCCTTCCTATAGACAGGCGGAGAAAAACAGGACTGCGTTATAGACCATGACACAAGGTTACTATAAAAAAGAAAATGAATCATGAAAAAACTATTTAGACAacttaaataaaataattaacaacAAACTATATTTGACTCCAAAACTAAATAAAATCATCATGAATTGTTTAGTTTTATTGTAAACTTGTTGTTTAGTTTTATTGTAAACTTTGGCAAAATAAATCTAACAGGGTTTTTAAGAGATTCAAGCTACAGAATCTGGCTGGTAAATGCTGCCAGAAGATGGTGTTGTTTCAAATAGGTCTACTTAGTGCgtcactatcactagctaacagggggggggggggggaattgccAAAGTAGCTAACTTGATTCTTCTTACATGTACTACTAAAGTTAAAAAGCATTGGGTTGGTGTAAGCATGGGCGAGAGTTTGCTTCCACCATATGTTTTGCACCAGTCTTGGTGCTATTCCTTTTGAATCCAAGTCACATTGAGATTTACTTTATCATTTCAACCTAACCTATGACCTGACTGATCACCTTTTGTATTACTGCCTTCTCtgtggtatttgtatttattaaggattaaagatccccattagctgacaaggcagcagctactcttcctggggtccagcaacataaAGGCCGTTATATACCCTCAGGCCattactctactaccacatatctagaatacaaaatccatgtgtacgtgtgtgtcttatcaggtatatgtgtgtctgtctcttcacagtcctttttattttattttatccgATTCtattgcttgcatcagttacctgatgtggaatagagttccatgagGCCATGGCACTATGTGGTAACATCCCAAAAAACACAATAACAAAAAACTCGACACAAATGGTTCCGAGCCTCCACACATGCTTTCTGTCCAACACTAAAACTATAACTgcaactaaataaaataaaaactatatAGAAATATTTTTGCTAAATAAAACTAGCAAATCAGGTCTGAAAACTAACAAACTAAACTTTAATAGAAATACAActaatataaaaacacaaaactTTAATAACCTCGCTGCAACATAATGTCAACCTTTTGAATCAGGCAATAAGCCTTATCGAGAAAAACCTGTCAGTGACAACCTGGGGCAATTTCAAGTCAATAAGTTCAGTTGAGAAACTCTTAGCACCAAACTCTGATAAAACATCACCTAGGCCTCAACATAAACAAGTCAGGTAAAGTATGCAAGGAAATAACTGTGCCTTCTTGGTCTCTCAACTCTTTATCAGTATTATAACGTGTAGCAGGCCCGGACACTTTACagcacagggagagaaagggCGAGATGCCCCCTGAGATTAACTTGACTACATCCTGTCACCCTGCCATATAGTGCTTCTGTCGCTTCAGCACATGACACCCTGGCCAGATATGTCCTCTGATATGCCTTGTTTTTCGACCCCATTTTATACTGCAGACATTAAATCAGACCTGGTGTGAACAGCAAAGCAACAgtaaaactttcaaagtttctggCTCTAGGTAGCTCAGatgataatttttttttatatgtaaAATGATCGTAATAGGTCAAATTTTCAGACTAGGTACAACATTACGACAATTGATGAGACAAAATCATCTGAGGAATAGACAATCAGAAAGACACACTGTCCACTCATTACAGAGTGCAGTGTCAGAGCCAGAGACTGATTCTATTTGTGCTCCCTACCTGTCAACTATAAAGTGTGAGCTACAGAGCTGCTGAAATGAGTGGGGGGTGGAGTGGGGTGGCCAGCCAGAACAATGTTAATTGAAACACTGCACAGTAAAACTAGCCTAAAACAGACAGTGCAGGGCAGCAGTAGACATTTTTGAATTTGATCAGAGTTCAAGCATCAGACATTATGAGCTAATATGGTCTCTTTTGGACCAATACTTGACTTGAATCTTCTCAGAACATATTCTCTGAATATCAGGCAACAACACATTGATGTAGCGTTTTCTTTCTTATCCCTACCCCTTCCCATTCACAACCCATCTCTCACCTTGTAAACTTGCACATGGTGGCCGCCTGAAACTTCCAAGCGAGGACCAGCACACGGAACTCGGCGGGGTCCACGTACAGGTCGTTGCAGAACCTCTCCATGCCCTCCTCCAAGATAGACTCCTCCTGCGGGTCCTTGTAGCAGCAGAAAAGCTCCTCGATGCGCAGCAAGGACGGCCCCTCCCTGTCTGCCACCGGGCGCTCCTCATTCCTCAGGTCCCCCATCATGGCCGATGTGGGGATCACTGTGGTCTCCACGGTAACCTCCAAGGCATTCTTGGTGCCATTGAACATGAGCTCACTGGAGGCCTTGCTGCTCAGGCCACTGGGCTCCTCCTTGTGCCCTCCTCCCCCACTGCCTCCCGTTCCCCCGCATTTCTTGTGGTGGGACTTGGACCCAGGCTCCTTGTCGCCACTCTTGCTGCCAAGCGAAGACGATGGGTTCTTACACTTGGTGACACACTGGCCCATGTCGCTCTCTTTGATCCTCACGGTCTGTCCTCCCCTCCTTCAGGCCCTGCCTGCCCCACCTAGACGCCTCTGCTCTGGCCTGATGAGACGTCTCAACATGCCCTTGGGccctgagacagaggaggagtccaacacagtcacacagagtCAACAATAACAGTGACAATGAATCACTGGATCAACAAAGCTGTGAGTCACAAAGGGTCAAAAGCCACAACACTGATGTAATAATTACTAGAGAAAACAACCACTAAATGCTCAAGTTAGAAAAACATATGAAGatcatacagtaggctacatcacCACCAACGAAGAAGGGTGGAGTGCCTGGCAGCTTTTTGAAGCCTGGCCCTGGTACCATAGAAGCTGGTaccatggagaggaggggggtccaAATCAAACTGGAGGGCTGTATAAGTACGAAACACTTATAGAGAAGAGCCTTATACAGCATGGGTTACCATAGAAACAGACTAAAATACTTAGAGACAAGATGTTTTTAACCATAGAAACCACAAGATAAAACAATTAGAAGTGGTCCGGCTCATACATACTACTAGCCTACACAATACCCTACCACAATAGTTCAGAGATAGAGCAAGAAATGGGTTGGTGCTGATAAATACTTACAGACACTTCCTCAGAATGCATTGACCACTCCAGATGAAGGTGTCATCTTATTCTGCTCCATTGTAGTGACCTTGACATCCGCAATGTTGAATGACACACACCATCTTGTCACCATAAGCATAATGTCATACAGGGGTGTTGTTCTCCCACATGTAGATTCAGTTTGTTTACTTGCTATGAATTTGTAATTTGAGATCGAGAAAGCAGTCAGTTACTACGTAGCAGGGTATTCCCACAGCAAACTATAGCAACAAATATGCCTAAGCTTTCTCCTTTGTGAGAGCTTTTAATTATATACATTTGAAATATTCTGAGACTCATGAGAAATTCATGATAGCTTCCAGCTGTCGCAAGATTCATAAGCCACCTAGCAATGTCTCATGATTTGATGATGAAACACTTAGCTACAAGAGAACCGCCCCTGATCACATTTAGCTATTGAAACTATTCATGAGGAATTGAACTTCCGATCTAGTTCCCCGTGGACATGTACAGGTAAAACACCTCCTGGAAAGCTTGCAGTGCTTTCAATTATGTTCACCCCATTCTATTATGGCAAATGGAGATTGTTTTAGCTAGCTGAATAGGAACACATCTACCATTTCAATACTGAGGGGAATATCTAGTTAACATAGCTATCTACGTAACTATTTAGCTAGCAACCCATTTATCAAAATAACACTGCCTGAAAGAATCTAAACTAGCTtgtctagctaacgttaactcaTCTGAACGCGGCGTTGGCTAGTTGCGTCTTAGTTTGACCAACTAACAACATGCTGACCTAATCAACATGACTGTCTAACAACTTCAGTAGCTAGATTCCCTGACAAAATAAAGCCTCGTTCGTGGCTTGCTATACTTCGCCATCATCATACCCTAGCTAGTGGCTGTCTAACTAGCACGTCATCATGTAGCTGGAGCGCTAACTTTacagataacgttagctagctagcatgccatAGATATAAACTTGTTTAGATAGTGAACAACAAACGTACCTTTTAAAGAGAAATGATTGTCTAGAAAATCGCGTACATCACTCCAATAACATTAGCTAGTAAAACAAAACGTCAGCTTGCTAGTTTAGGACACGACACAAATAAACATCCCCACATAGCTaaaaagctagccagctaacgttagctagtcagCATCATAAACAAAACCGAGCGTTTCAGTTGACTTTTGCCTGATAAGAACGCACCTGGTTTGCAAATAACCGCCCTAAACGACTGACTTCTACTTTAAATTGACTGCTACATCAAACAACTCAGATGAACCAGTACGAAAGGCTTACAGTTTCTTTGTGTTTCGCCTTTATGTGGACATTAAGGGAATTTTCCCTGCATCACTTCCTCCCCGCAGAGCACCCCACCAGCGAGACGTCTAGAAAGCTATGATAACCACTGATCTACATGGATAAGGATGGGCTCCCCTGTTTAGATTTTGTTAAACATTGAAGTGGCTGGCAAAAATTCAAACGAACAGGAATCAACATTGTGTAATATTAGGGGAAATCTTCCTCTTTGGGTTTGAACTCGAAGGGCTTTGAAAAGCGAATTACATTTGGACTtttgagctcccgagtggcgcagcggtctcagACACTACATGTTTGtgatagaggcgtcactacagaccctggttcgattccaggctgtatcataatcgggcgtgattgggagtcccatagggcggcgcacaattggcccagcgtcgtccgggtttggccgtcattgtaaatacgaatgtttacttgcctagttaaataaaggttaaataaaaaatgaaattgtTTCGTAGAGACTTTGCAACACACTGATTGCTGCGAACACGTTAATCAAATTACGTCAGTGTAATCGTCATCTCTATGCGACATGTTGCGTAAAAAGCTCACAGCACAGCAGGTAGGTCAAGTCATTCATAATACGACTTTTCTGCAAGTCAGCATTAGGAATTCATGTTATTGTAATGTTGACATACACCGTTAGATATTCCTGTCCTAGATGTTCCAATTACATTAAAGATAAGCATGTCATCATTAGCCAGGTATATTGGCTTGTCACCCTGCTAGctctttttttaaatacattttttttatgtagaAAAAACAGTATACATACAAGAAGTATACAAATAGATCATGATAATATATGCTAGGGGGTACAACAAATGACATAttatacaaaaaccttaaaagaAACACACACTGATTGTTTTAACAGCTTTCTTAGAAGAATGTTTTATAGTCTGCTCGAAAGTACTGCTCGAATTCCTTATAGAAACACggaagtgttttttttattagtgaatttacatttatgaatattACATTTTTTCCATTAGCACAATTAGATTTATGAGATAAAATAGTTTTTTGTTTATCCTTATTATGGTTAAGGAAACCGAGCAGCACATTCACCATAAAAACGTCACCCTGCTTGCTCACGTTAGCCCATGCTCATCAGCGTGATGCAGACCCCAGTGAGCTAATCAAAATTAAATCTACTTATACACTTTTCTGAAAATCAGTTCATTTAATTCTAGTGTACATACGATCAATGTCACCAGGGATGGGCTGTATGTGAAGGACTGTACTAAGCTGATAGCTATCTAGTGATTCTAGTCCCTGctacaatgaaaataaaaatgttccgATGTTATA is a genomic window of Salmo trutta chromosome 10, fSalTru1.1, whole genome shotgun sequence containing:
- the LOC115200940 gene encoding DCN1-like protein 3, producing the protein MGQCVTKCKNPSSSLGSKSGDKEPGSKSHHKKCGGTGGSGGGGHKEEPSGLSSKASSELMFNGTKNALEVTVETTVIPTSAMMGDLRNEERPVADREGPSLLRIEELFCCYKDPQEESILEEGMERFCNDLYVDPAEFRVLVLAWKFQAATMCKFTRKEFVDGCRAIKADSLEGICSRFPFMLMEAQGEENFKELYRFTFQFGLDAEEGQRSLQRDIAIALWRLVFTQDTPAILEHWLDFLGENPSGVRGISRDTWNMFLNFTQAIGPDLSNYSEDEAWPSLFDTFVEWEMERRRKEEQLKRAEEEDRGCTETDESSPSSTDRLETEGGRGSQTWGGH